The DNA window AAGCTGTCGGGAGTCTCCGCTCTTAAGCCTTCAGAAACAAGCAGCCCCTGACACCCTCCGTCCCTGAGCTCAGACACAGGAGCCTTGGCCACACCTGCACAAGACAGTTACACTCTCTCCTACCTGGGATTATCAACAGAAcaatttcattccattttggaTGAGCAGGCAGAACCGACAAGGGCTATTTACTGGTTTAAACCCAACTAACTATCATTCTCTTCATCTCGTGCCCTGTCtcttgccagcagcagctggccacaCCTCTGCTGGTGCTCAGATGACATGACACAAGTGGTCTGGGGCTTTTTTATTTCCTAAGTGCTATTAGTTTGCTTGCTGGCCTATTATTTTTTAATCGGTGCCATTCATCAGTGGATGCGTTGTGACACTTGCCCGCCCCCTGGGAGTTGCTGCTGATTTCCATGCCATGGAGTAATTCCGTCGGTAAGTAAATATGAATGGGAGCAAGATAAAGCATCACCCACTCTTTGACAATTGAATTCTTTTATGAGCCCAGTCCAAgtcagcagctctctccccccaggGCACATCTGTGCATGAATGTCAGCAATCTGGAGTTTACAGGGGCAGCAGGATGTCAACACGGTAGACACTCAGGGTAGTTACAATGAGAACAGACTCAGTACAAGATGATAAACACAAGTCATTAAAAGTCCCTTCTTCCTGCTTTTCCTGTGGAGGGAGAGTTTCTCTTAGCCCCTCTGCAGGGAGAAAACCAACTGCAGTAGGACCCTGCAAGAGACAGAGCCCTAAATAATACAGAGAATTAGACCCACAAGGACTAACCAGGAgacccagggctctgctccttgGCCTGTGCCAACCAGTGCAGGACTAGTCTCTCTCCAGAAGCATTTAGAGACAGACTGGTTCCTTCAGGAGCCGAACACTGTGTGGTAGAGGTACCGAGGAGCCCCAGCGCAATCCATCATAGCTCAGCATGATAGGAGTCAGTCTTCAACAGCTCACTGGGTTTCATGAAGATCCCCTCCATCACCTTCCAGTTGTTGTTCTGGTTGGAGTAGGACATGCCATGGACTTCCTTTTGGCCATGGATAGGTCGCCCATACTGCTCCCCGGTCACAGACAGGAGCATGTCAGTAGATGAGTGCTTGAACCGTACCTCGCCATCCCGCACCCAGTAGGTCCCACTGCACAGAACAGTCCAGTCATCCAGGTAGTCTCCCTCGCCATCCTCCCCAAACGCACTGACTTCCTGCAAGAACAGCAGAAGGAAACACCATTTCAATGGGCCTCTGAAAACTTCCCTGCGAGACAGAGTGAGCCACACAGAGAAGAGCTAGAACGTGGAGTGATTACATTCTTGGTTCAGGTTATATATTAGCTTGAAGAAGAAACCTCCAATCTTGAGCACTGAGCAGGGATTTGGGCCTTTGGATCAGAATTAAGGAGCATACCTCCATGTCCCCCTCATCCTGAGGAATCACATTGTGTCAGATTTGCAGGACTCACACAGAGAACAGCATTCCCACTGGAAAAGGGGGCAGGGACCTGCAAGGACTTGCCTTTTCATGGCAGTGACTTATAGACAAGTCTCTCCCTGCTGCAGTCATACACACAACGCCTTTCTCCTCCCTCAGGCACACAGGACAAGGTAGCCAGTGTCACTGTCTCAGGCAAGCACCAGCCCAGCTCTCAAGCAGACAGGTCAAGATTTGTCCTGTCCAACCCCCTCAACTAAGTACTGACCACTCAGTGAGCAGAGAAGGGTGCCAAGGCCAATGCTATACCATAGACCTCCCCGCAGAGACCCTCGTCAGGCAACGCCAGGGAAATAAGTGGGAGCCATGCCCGCAGAGGTCTCCACACAACTCTAACTCCAGGGATTACCTGGTTCCCTGAGAGAGGCGACGTGAAGTGATGGCTGTGCAGGTTTCGCCCTGTGTTGATGTGGGTCAGCCGGATGGACTGCCCACATTTCACAGGAGTCCCCCTCTCACAGACCGTGGATGTCTTTCCCCGAACCCTCCAGTAACTGTTACTGTCGTCCACAGCAGAGACTCCCGTCACTGACTGCTGCCCACTACCTGCGAGAACAGAAAAGAAGTCAGAGAGCGTGCAACCTGCCCACAAATTCTTAAATACTGCAGAAGGCAAGAAACACTTGGGAAGGCTGCGGACAGACTTCACCAAGAGCAGGAATTTGCCCGTCAGGCAGTTTTAgttcaacaaaatattttgacctgCTGGGCCCCTTATAGAGTTTCCAACATAAAATGCAATCGGCAGCATGCTGTAGAGCAGCGCACAAACCAGGAACAGGACTACGTTCCTTCCAAAGGCTTTTAAGAGCCACACAAACTGCCCAAGTGCAGCCACAGTACAAGGGGGGCAGGGACCCCAGGCTCCGCCAGAGAAGGAGGCAACATACCCAGCCTTCAAAAGAACTTTGGGGGTAACAAGGCTCCCCAGAAACCTGCAACAGATGCAGATGTTCTCATAGGGTGGACGGGGGAGAACAGGTTCTGTACCAAAACTATAGATTTCTGGGATGGGAGACCAGGCAGGGGACTCAGTTCCAGACCAAGCTCGGGACAATATGTAGCAATGGGGAAGGGATGAGAAGAGAAAGTGCTTCAGTCCATGGAGACAGGTCCCAGTCCAGCATGAATGGTCCAGGAGAAAGGTTTCAGAGAAGGacctgggaagggatggggtggcGTAGCTGGGCTGCAGACCTGGAGATGGGACCCAGGAAAGAGTCCTGTGTGGGGAGGGTAGCTGTGGGGGATAACAGGTATCAGAGCCAGGCGACGGGAccgggggcgggggtcccgggtgCGGGAGCCAGGCCAGGCGAGGGGACCGGGGATCGCGgatgggggccgggccaggggacCGGGGGGCGGGGATCGCGGGTGGAGGCCGGGCCAGGGGACCGGGGGGCGGGGATCGCGGGTGGAGGCCGGGCCAGGGGACCGGGGGGCGGGGATCGCGGGTGGAGGCCGGGCCAGGGGACCGGGGGGCGGGGATCgcgggtgggggccgggccaggggacCGGGGGGCGGGGATCgcgggtgggggccgggccaggggacCGGGGATCGCGGGTGGGGGCCGGCCCAGGGGACTGGGGATCGCGggttggggccgggccggggagaggggatcgcgggtgggggccaggccggggagaggggatcgcgggtgggggccgggccagggggcCGGGGAGcccgggtgggggccaggcccgCCCCGTTACCGGATCCGTAGCGCACGTCGTGCGAGTGGAGCCGGACGTTGTGGCGGACGTTGAGCAGCTTCACTACGGAGCCGCAGGTGACCGGGCCGGGCTCGGAGCCCGCCGCCGCGCCCAGGCCCACCACCAGTATTAGGAGCCGGGGCCCCGGGACTCGCCAGCGCCGCATCCTCGCTACCGGAACCGGAAACCCACCCAACCGGAACCATGGAGCAGTGCCCTCGGAGCCTATCGTTCCACTACCCTCTCTGCGCCTAGAGAGGCAGGAAGTGCGCCCGTGAGCCGGAAGCGGAAACTTTCTGAGTGACGGTCTGACGCCCGGAGGTCGCGGCTCTTCTGCTCCCACCTATCTCCGCCGCAGCGGAGGCCTCCATTTTCCCTTCGGCCCTGAGCGGAGGCGGCGAGAGTCTCGGAGCCTAGCGGGTAAGTCCGGGCGCGGGCCCTCccgaggctgggagtgggggtgctggCTGGGGTCTCTGGCCTGGGGGCCGGGCCCCCATCGCCCGCGGGCGTCTCTCCGCGCCCGGGCAGCGGTGGGGAGGGTCCTCCTGGGCCGCCGCCCTTGCCCcatccccccgccgcccctcagacccccactgccccatccccccgccgccccccatccccccgtCGCCGCTGCCCCTCCGTAcccccccatggcccccgccgcccccatcacaccctgcgggcccttctcccccccacccttctcCCCCCGTCCCGTCCTTCCCCTTCCAatctctgctgcccctccccccacacctcagcGCACTCCTCCGCGAGCCCCGTGCGCCCAGTCCCACTCCCGGGGCGCCCCGTTCCCACCGCCAGCGCGTGTGGCCGGCAGCATTGGTCGCTCTTTGTACGAATGCCCCACAAACTGGTAACCCAGCCTCAGCCCGAGCCCGTGCAGCCTTGTGCGGGGTGAATGCTGCGAAGGTGGCACTGCAGCAGCTCCTCGCCCCTGGGGGGAACCGCTCGGGTGTATTGGGGTGTTTGGTTGTTAGGGGAAATGAAAAGGCCCCCGGAGCTGCAATGGTGACTCGCCTTTCCCTGGGTTAGAGGCCTGCGTGCTTTACAGCCTGCTGCACATGGAGCTGAGAGAACCTGTTTTCCAAGCACTGGGCAACAAAATCTGAGTCATAGCTGTAAGCAAGCAATGAGGGCTTCTGCATCAGCTTCATGCGACCTCTCTGTCCACCTTTTTATTCCAAAGGATCCCAGGGCACTTCATCACTGCGCAGTAGGGTACCAACATTGCTGTGGATGGGTGTCACTCCGCCCAAAAGAGAACGGGAAACAACACCTCGGGGCCAAACCCCTCCCCTTACAAAAAGGGCCTTGTGGTCTTTAACATTAGCACAGAGGATCTGTcttttaaggcagtggttctcaaccaggggtacgcagaggtcttccagggggtacatccagtcatctagatatttgccgagttttacaacaggttacatagaATGCACTAGCAaactcagtacaaactaaaatgtcctacagacaacaacttgtttatactgctctatatacactatacactgaaatgtaactacAATcgttatattccaattgatttattttataatgatatggtaaaaatgagagagccatttttcagtaatagtgtggctgtgacactttcgtgttttttgtctgattttgtaagcaagtagtttttaagtgaggtgaaacttggggatacacaagacaaatcagactcctgaaagggatgcagtagtctggaaaggttgagagccactgttttcCAGGATTACCCTAAGGGATCCACAGAGTAACCCTGTGTTACTGACCTTATCTTTGGAAGGATACAGAGTTGAGTTGCCCTTGTTCTGATTTGAACCTTTGGTTCCAGAGAGACTAGgtgttttaaaacctgctgcttAAACCTTTGCACTATTCCCTGCAGGAGCTTCATGCACCTCTCTgtacacctttcatcccaaaggatcccatGGCACTTCAGCACTGCGCTGTAGGGTACCACCATTGGGGTGAATGGATCCCCAAATAATACCCTGAGTTGCTGAGCACTACTGAGGATCTCCTTCCTATTCTGTTGCTTGGATATTTGTAGTTACAAATAGCTAgttttcaaaagacattaaaaattcCACTGATTATAACAAATACACCTCtagcccgatataacacgaattcggctataacgcggtaaagcagtgctccggggggggcggggctgcgcactccagcggatcaaagcaagttcaatataacgcggtttcacctataacgcggtaagattttttggttcccgaggacagcgttgtatcgaggtagaggtgtaactaaAGTTTGACTACCCTCAGAACCCACAATGGTACAATTAGGTAATAGTCCAAAGGTTGTCAGTCACTTGGAAGGACCCATTGATAATACAGGTACTACTACCAGCCAGATGTGTGATAGCTTGTTTTTGGAGAAGGACCAATCCCCCAACATTAGTGTCTTAGAGAAACAAGGAATACAGTATTGCAATGAGGAAATGACAGCCTTGTATTAGGATCAAGCAAATTTTACAGTGTATGGTTACTGTTTATGGAGTCTGAACAACATAAATATCCAGATAACACTATGAGTTTGGTCAAACAAATGAGTCTTTTGAAGGTAATCAATACCAGGAAATAGGCAGAAGTGGAGGAGAGCCAGGGGACCCATACAAGGGACACATACAGCAGCTGGGTATGCTATACATGATTCATAGAAagaaaaataacagaaaaagGGGACATTTCTGGACCACCTCACACTGGAAGTCAGAGTCACTGTTCATATTTGGATAATATGTGCT is part of the Emys orbicularis isolate rEmyOrb1 chromosome 17, rEmyOrb1.hap1, whole genome shotgun sequence genome and encodes:
- the SDF2 gene encoding stromal cell-derived factor 2 produces the protein MRRWRVPGPRLLILVVGLGAAAGSEPGPVTCGSVVKLLNVRHNVRLHSHDVRYGSGSGQQSVTGVSAVDDSNSYWRVRGKTSTVCERGTPVKCGQSIRLTHINTGRNLHSHHFTSPLSGNQEVSAFGEDGEGDYLDDWTVLCSGTYWVRDGEVRFKHSSTDMLLSVTGEQYGRPIHGQKEVHGMSYSNQNNNWKVMEGIFMKPSELLKTDSYHAEL